One Pectobacterium colocasium DNA segment encodes these proteins:
- the queG gene encoding tRNA epoxyqueuosine(34) reductase QueG — MSYPYDLNELAQHIKQWGQELGFQQVGICDTDLSAEEPRLQDWLDKQYHGEMDWMARHGMLRARPHELLPGTLRVISVRMNYLPAKAAFASTLKNPELGYVSRYALGRDYHKLLRQRLKKLGDQIQEYCGELNFRPFVDSAPIMERPLAAKAGLGWIGKHSLILNREAGSWFFLGELLIDLPLPVDRPQEEQCGRCVACMTTCPTGAIVAPYTVDARRCISYLTIELEGSIPEEFRPLMGNRIYGCDDCQLICPWNRFSQLTDEADFSPRAALHTPELLALFGWNEEKFLRITEGSPIRRIGHLRWLRNIAVALGNAPYQDSIVLALQARLGESELLDEHIHWAMRQQLERRASLEIDVQSTQKKRLIRAVEKGLPRDA; from the coding sequence ATGTCATACCCCTACGATCTCAATGAATTAGCGCAACACATCAAACAATGGGGACAGGAATTGGGGTTCCAGCAGGTCGGCATCTGCGACACTGATTTGTCCGCAGAAGAGCCCCGACTTCAGGACTGGCTGGATAAGCAATACCACGGGGAAATGGACTGGATGGCACGCCACGGCATGCTGCGGGCGCGTCCGCATGAGCTGCTGCCCGGCACACTGCGCGTCATCAGTGTTCGTATGAATTACTTGCCAGCCAAAGCCGCATTCGCCAGTACCTTAAAAAACCCAGAACTCGGCTACGTTAGCCGCTATGCGCTCGGTCGTGATTACCACAAGCTATTACGCCAACGTCTGAAAAAACTCGGCGACCAGATTCAGGAATACTGCGGTGAACTGAATTTTCGCCCCTTTGTCGATTCCGCGCCCATCATGGAGCGCCCGTTAGCGGCAAAAGCCGGGCTTGGCTGGATTGGTAAACACTCACTAATTCTCAACAGAGAAGCCGGTTCCTGGTTCTTTCTCGGCGAATTGCTGATCGATTTACCCCTGCCCGTCGATCGGCCGCAGGAAGAGCAGTGCGGCCGCTGTGTCGCCTGCATGACTACCTGCCCAACTGGCGCGATTGTCGCGCCTTATACCGTCGATGCCCGCCGCTGTATTTCCTATCTGACTATCGAATTAGAAGGCTCGATTCCTGAAGAATTTCGTCCGCTAATGGGCAATCGCATCTATGGCTGCGATGACTGTCAGCTTATTTGCCCGTGGAATCGGTTTTCGCAACTTACCGACGAGGCGGATTTCAGCCCGCGTGCCGCGCTGCACACGCCCGAGCTACTGGCGCTATTCGGCTGGAATGAAGAGAAATTTCTGCGGATTACGGAAGGGTCGCCGATAAGGCGCATCGGTCATCTCCGCTGGCTACGCAATATTGCCGTCGCGCTGGGGAATGCTCCCTATCAGGATAGTATCGTGCTAGCCCTGCAAGCCCGTCTGGGTGAAAGCGAACTGTTGGATGAACATATCCACTGGGCGATGCGTCAGCAGTTGGAACGTCGCGCGTCACTGGAAATTGACGTCCAGTCTACACAGAAAAAACGACTTATTCGTGCAGTAGAGAAAGGATTACCGCGCGATGCGTGA
- the ahpF gene encoding alkyl hydroperoxide reductase subunit F, protein MLDNTMKVQLKAYLEKLTKPVELIATLDDSAKSAEVRTLLTEIAELSERVSFVEKNDLAVRKPSFLITNPDSQSGPRFAGAPMGHEFTSLILALLQVGGHPSKEAKELLDQIRHLDGSFHFETYYSLSCHNCPDVVQALNLMAVLNPNITHTAIDGGVFQDEIQSRNVMGVPTVFLNGEHFSQGRTTLAEIVTKIDTGAGAKQVEKLNQRDVYDVLIIGSGPAGAAAAVYSARKGIRTGLVGERFGGQVLDTVDIENYISVPKTEGAKLATALKSHVDDYDVDVIDAQSAEALIPGGEPGKPHQVITVSGATLKARSVIIATGARWRNMNVPGEDQYRTRGVTYCPHCDGPLFKDKSVAVIGGGNSGVEAAIDLAGVVKHVTLLEFAPELKADSVLQDKVRSLPNVDIILNAQTTEVKGDGQKVTGLSYKDRLTDTVHDLALEGIFVQIGLLPNTHWLEGTVARNRIGEIEIDAKCETSIKGVFAAGDCTTVPYKQIIIATGEGAKASLSAFDYLIRTRA, encoded by the coding sequence ATGCTCGACAATACGATGAAAGTCCAGTTGAAAGCCTATCTGGAAAAATTAACCAAACCTGTTGAGTTGATTGCGACTCTGGATGATTCCGCTAAATCTGCTGAAGTCAGAACCTTGCTGACTGAGATCGCTGAGCTGTCCGAACGGGTAAGTTTCGTTGAAAAGAATGATCTGGCAGTGCGTAAGCCTTCATTCCTGATTACCAATCCAGATTCCCAAAGCGGCCCGCGTTTTGCCGGTGCGCCAATGGGGCACGAATTTACCTCCCTGATCCTGGCGTTATTGCAGGTGGGCGGCCATCCGTCGAAAGAAGCGAAAGAATTACTCGATCAAATCCGCCACCTTGACGGTTCGTTCCACTTTGAAACCTATTACTCGTTGTCCTGCCATAACTGTCCGGATGTGGTGCAAGCACTGAATTTAATGGCCGTGTTGAATCCGAATATCACCCATACCGCGATTGACGGCGGTGTGTTTCAGGATGAGATCCAAAGCCGTAATGTGATGGGCGTCCCTACCGTTTTCCTGAACGGTGAACACTTCAGTCAAGGGCGGACGACCCTGGCTGAGATCGTGACTAAAATCGATACCGGCGCGGGGGCTAAACAGGTTGAGAAACTGAACCAGCGCGACGTCTATGATGTATTAATTATCGGTAGCGGCCCGGCGGGGGCAGCGGCGGCGGTCTATTCGGCACGCAAAGGCATTCGTACTGGCTTGGTCGGCGAACGTTTTGGCGGTCAGGTATTGGATACCGTCGATATTGAAAACTACATTTCCGTTCCGAAAACGGAAGGTGCCAAACTGGCGACCGCACTGAAGAGCCATGTTGATGACTATGATGTCGATGTGATCGACGCGCAGAGCGCAGAAGCCTTAATTCCCGGCGGCGAACCGGGTAAACCGCATCAGGTCATCACCGTATCCGGTGCGACGCTGAAAGCGCGTAGCGTGATCATTGCGACCGGTGCGCGCTGGCGGAATATGAATGTACCCGGCGAAGATCAGTATCGTACGCGCGGTGTTACGTACTGTCCGCACTGCGATGGGCCGTTGTTCAAAGACAAGAGCGTCGCGGTGATTGGCGGCGGGAACTCCGGCGTGGAAGCAGCGATCGATCTGGCTGGTGTGGTAAAACATGTCACGCTGCTTGAGTTTGCCCCCGAACTGAAAGCGGATTCTGTATTGCAAGATAAAGTGCGTAGCCTGCCGAACGTTGACATCATTCTGAATGCGCAAACCACAGAAGTGAAAGGTGATGGACAGAAGGTGACGGGCCTGAGCTACAAAGATCGTCTTACCGATACGGTGCACGATTTAGCATTGGAAGGGATCTTCGTGCAGATTGGCCTGCTGCCTAACACCCACTGGCTGGAAGGTACGGTAGCCAGAAACCGCATCGGGGAAATTGAGATCGATGCCAAGTGCGAAACCAGCATAAAAGGTGTCTTTGCTGCTGGCGACTGTACGACGGTGCCGTACAAGCAGATCATCATCGCGACGGGTGAAGGTGCAAAAGCATCCTTGAGCGCTTTTGACTACCTGATTAGAACCCGCGCATAA
- the ahpC gene encoding alkyl hydroperoxide reductase subunit C, with product MSVINTQVKPFKNMAFKDGQFIEVTEKNIEGKWSVFFFYPADFTFVCPTELGDVADYYDEFQQRGVEIYSVSTDTHFTHKAWHSSSETIGKIKYTMIGDPTGQLTRNFENMREAEGLADRGTFIVDPQGIIQAVEITAEGIGRDASDLLRKVKAAQYVASHPGEVCPAKWKEGEATLAPSLDLVGKI from the coding sequence ATGTCAGTAATCAATACCCAAGTTAAACCATTCAAAAACATGGCTTTCAAAGACGGTCAATTCATCGAAGTGACTGAGAAGAATATTGAAGGAAAATGGAGCGTATTCTTCTTCTATCCGGCTGACTTTACGTTTGTCTGCCCGACCGAACTGGGTGATGTCGCTGACTATTACGACGAATTCCAACAGCGTGGCGTCGAAATCTACTCTGTTTCCACCGACACCCACTTCACGCACAAAGCGTGGCACAGCAGTTCTGAAACGATTGGCAAAATCAAATACACCATGATCGGTGACCCAACGGGCCAACTGACGCGTAACTTTGAAAACATGCGCGAAGCAGAAGGTCTGGCCGATCGCGGTACGTTCATCGTTGACCCACAGGGCATCATCCAGGCGGTAGAAATCACGGCGGAAGGTATTGGCCGCGATGCCTCCGACCTGCTGCGTAAGGTGAAAGCGGCGCAGTACGTGGCTTCTCACCCAGGCGAAGTCTGCCCAGCCAAGTGGAAAGAAGGCGAAGCTACGCTGGCTCCGTCTCTGGATCTGGTTGGCAAAATCTAA
- a CDS encoding DUF4153 domain-containing protein gives MPASSPSLRFYLVVGLLQGLLFVTALEMKEGILQTLLIMMAAVGGISLQWLERTLFVKKTWLWVFILTSLMTAIGGWAFYDSGVDQLPDSWIVCSILLVYICCTFIGCWATREGRWPSYEALCKHAWVNIFTVLLAWLLVLVVVLLLVLCGMLFKMLGFPQVNRVFAHSRFYMLLFPVVFSIGIYIGMTKEAVVGLLRGILLSACRFLLPFSALITVVFTLTLPFSGLDPIWDTGRSTVILLCLMGVSLFLINCASQDDNEGRAYPAVLRGLVSASALCLPVLVVLAGYSSWLRIEQYGLTPARFQSIFVVAIAMLYSLAMVWAVIRRSGVWLGNLRTSNPLLAAATCVFMVLLHTPLLSPEAFSARNQVQRLLSGKTPIDKFDLWALRDELGMAGRQQFNWLAEELQHDRILDPVGRQALLDRLKGKPAQIRPVQVEWVGPQEDGVEGMLQKDNLGNRCRELACLLFAIDLTDDGHNEVLIFPKVGWSNGGKILVRDEKGQWQIAARIYAPIGTKHLIELVKDGKIEAVTPRFKTLRIGGKDMQIDPLEVESN, from the coding sequence ATGCCTGCCAGTTCTCCATCGTTACGGTTTTATCTGGTTGTTGGCCTGCTTCAGGGGCTGTTATTTGTCACTGCGCTGGAAATGAAAGAAGGCATCCTTCAGACGCTATTGATCATGATGGCGGCGGTTGGCGGCATCAGTCTGCAATGGCTGGAACGTACTCTCTTTGTGAAAAAGACCTGGCTATGGGTCTTCATCTTGACCTCGCTGATGACGGCGATCGGTGGCTGGGCTTTCTATGACAGCGGAGTAGATCAACTGCCCGATTCCTGGATAGTGTGTAGCATCCTCCTCGTTTATATCTGCTGTACGTTTATTGGCTGCTGGGCAACCCGTGAAGGGCGATGGCCGTCTTATGAGGCACTCTGTAAACATGCCTGGGTCAATATTTTTACTGTGCTATTAGCCTGGCTATTAGTTCTGGTCGTGGTATTGCTGCTCGTACTGTGCGGTATGCTGTTCAAAATGTTGGGATTTCCACAGGTTAACCGTGTATTCGCCCATTCTCGGTTTTATATGCTGCTTTTCCCGGTGGTGTTTTCTATCGGCATATATATCGGCATGACCAAAGAAGCGGTCGTCGGACTATTGCGTGGAATTCTGCTATCGGCTTGTCGCTTCCTGCTGCCGTTTAGTGCGCTGATTACGGTCGTATTTACTTTGACGCTGCCTTTTAGCGGTCTGGATCCGATATGGGATACCGGTCGTTCCACCGTCATTCTGTTATGCCTGATGGGTGTAAGCCTCTTTTTGATTAATTGCGCCTCTCAGGATGATAACGAGGGGCGCGCTTATCCTGCCGTGTTACGCGGGTTGGTTAGCGCCAGCGCGCTGTGCTTGCCAGTGTTGGTGGTATTGGCGGGCTATTCCAGCTGGCTGCGCATCGAACAGTATGGCCTGACGCCTGCCCGTTTTCAGTCGATCTTCGTGGTGGCGATTGCGATGTTGTACAGTCTGGCGATGGTGTGGGCCGTGATTCGCCGCTCTGGCGTTTGGTTGGGGAATTTGCGTACAAGCAATCCGCTGCTTGCCGCGGCCACCTGCGTGTTCATGGTATTACTGCATACGCCGCTGTTAAGCCCGGAAGCGTTTAGTGCGAGGAATCAGGTTCAGCGTCTGCTTAGCGGAAAAACGCCGATCGATAAGTTCGACCTGTGGGCGCTGCGTGATGAGTTAGGGATGGCGGGAAGACAACAATTCAATTGGCTGGCTGAAGAATTGCAGCATGACCGAATACTGGATCCTGTCGGACGTCAGGCGCTGCTCGATCGGCTGAAGGGGAAACCCGCACAAATCCGTCCTGTTCAGGTCGAATGGGTTGGGCCGCAGGAAGACGGAGTCGAAGGCATGTTGCAGAAGGATAATTTGGGTAATCGATGCAGAGAATTGGCTTGTTTGCTCTTTGCTATTGATTTGACAGACGATGGCCATAACGAAGTGCTTATTTTCCCCAAAGTGGGCTGGTCGAATGGTGGGAAGATCCTCGTCCGTGATGAAAAAGGGCAGTGGCAGATTGCGGCCAGAATATATGCCCCGATTGGCACAAAGCACCTGATCGAGCTGGTGAAGGATGGAAAAATTGAAGCCGTTACGCCACGCTTCAAAACGCTCAGAATTGGTGGCAAGGACATGCAGATTGATCCCCTTGAAGTGGAATCAAATTAG
- a CDS encoding efflux RND transporter periplasmic adaptor subunit: MIRYHFSSLLRRRHLIVSSLILVLGLLIWLLAGRTNEQEKSALQGQWLSVQPQLLENQLGLVGRIQAATQTTLAAPFEGIIREVLVHEGQRIEKGQTLLTLDPGQIEIQLRQAQADVLKTQREVQSLRQWEQSTEVSRARRAVNSARSTFSNTQANLRDTQALFERGIVARMEVDTLKQQIRSQEQDMIAAQEELRTVLARGNGEDRKIAEMELTNAQVRYQALAAQVERQIVKAPFSGVVVRPAQPDNGKPVVIQPGLLVSQGTPLFDVIAQDRFQVATRVEETDLHQLQEGMAVNVTGDGFAGQTLTGKVVSIDMQADAADMSGSGAYYAVVVSLDTPLEELRQTIRLGMSARLAIIVYRNERGIAVPAQAVHTDEKGRAYVIYRPTADAPPKKINVTLGRAVAQGIEIAGLEAGEVQLLY; encoded by the coding sequence ATGATTAGGTATCACTTTTCCTCTCTCCTGCGTCGGCGTCATCTTATTGTCTCGTCGCTGATCCTGGTGCTTGGGCTGCTGATTTGGCTACTGGCAGGGCGCACGAATGAGCAGGAAAAAAGCGCACTTCAGGGGCAATGGCTTTCTGTTCAGCCCCAGTTACTGGAAAATCAGCTAGGACTGGTTGGACGAATTCAGGCGGCGACGCAGACCACGCTGGCCGCGCCTTTTGAAGGCATTATCCGTGAGGTTCTGGTGCATGAGGGGCAGCGCATCGAAAAAGGGCAAACGTTGCTGACACTGGATCCCGGACAAATTGAGATTCAATTGCGTCAGGCGCAGGCCGATGTGCTCAAGACACAGCGCGAAGTGCAATCGCTCAGGCAATGGGAACAGAGCACGGAGGTGTCGCGTGCGCGTCGTGCAGTCAACTCAGCTCGGTCAACGTTTAGCAATACGCAGGCCAATCTGCGGGATACTCAGGCGCTGTTCGAACGCGGCATCGTCGCGCGTATGGAAGTGGATACGTTAAAACAGCAAATTCGTTCACAGGAACAGGACATGATTGCGGCGCAAGAAGAGCTGCGAACGGTTCTGGCGCGTGGGAACGGCGAAGATCGCAAGATTGCGGAGATGGAACTGACCAATGCACAAGTGCGCTATCAGGCGCTGGCGGCTCAGGTCGAACGGCAAATCGTCAAAGCGCCGTTTAGCGGTGTTGTCGTGCGACCTGCGCAGCCTGATAACGGCAAGCCTGTGGTCATCCAACCTGGTTTACTGGTCAGCCAGGGGACACCGCTGTTTGATGTCATTGCTCAGGATCGTTTTCAGGTAGCGACACGGGTAGAAGAGACCGACCTGCATCAACTGCAAGAGGGAATGGCGGTTAACGTGACCGGAGATGGCTTTGCCGGACAAACGCTGACAGGCAAGGTTGTGTCGATTGATATGCAGGCTGATGCTGCGGATATGTCCGGCAGCGGCGCTTACTATGCTGTGGTGGTGTCACTCGATACGCCATTGGAGGAGTTAAGGCAAACTATTCGTCTGGGGATGAGCGCGCGGCTGGCTATTATTGTCTATCGTAACGAGCGGGGTATCGCCGTGCCTGCGCAGGCTGTGCATACCGACGAGAAGGGGCGTGCCTATGTGATTTACCGTCCGACCGCTGACGCTCCACCGAAGAAAATCAATGTGACGCTAGGGAGAGCCGTGGCACAGGGCATTGAAATCGCCGGGCTGGAGGCGGGTGAAGTACAACTCCTTTACTGA
- a CDS encoding TolC family protein encodes MRNAILCLLILLLAHEGYAETALNPSQATRQGQATISTSLNAQTIDLTLSDAIYLGLRDNRAIRSAYLDRIAQKFDLRVAEDRFTLKLSLTGSYLSNRNQSDRYRQGNLTPTSTLLTPYGTRFSLGWTYRHTQADNAGLSRNDGANITVIQPLLRGAGKDVTTAPVHTAQLTEQLNRLALKSTVSQTITQIIAAYRELLRSQEQLQIARDALARARQLVEVNRAMIAAGRMAEFEIVQTEAEVATQELAHEEARNQLDTSRLALLQLLALDLNTLVVATESMQAQRVEVNAAQALKQAEASRPEYLAQLIANEQAALSLVVARNDRLWDVSLVGGASQVRDRAAQSNTSRTWENYVGVQVEIPIGDLSTRQAEVQARVNVRNQHIQLDEVRQQLERDVTNAVRDIGTRWRQFEISQRARDLSRRKLEIEREKLTVGRSSNFQVLSFENDLRNAENARLNALIGYLNAQAELDETLGTTLQSWDIALND; translated from the coding sequence ATGCGTAACGCTATCCTGTGTTTACTTATTTTGCTTCTTGCTCATGAAGGGTATGCGGAAACGGCGTTAAATCCTTCTCAGGCGACGCGGCAGGGGCAGGCGACAATCAGTACATCGCTTAATGCACAAACGATCGATCTCACGCTGAGCGATGCCATTTATCTTGGTTTACGCGACAATCGCGCGATCCGTAGCGCTTATCTGGATCGTATCGCGCAGAAATTTGATCTTCGGGTGGCGGAGGATCGTTTTACCCTCAAACTGTCGCTGACGGGCAGTTACCTCTCCAATCGTAACCAAAGCGATCGCTATCGGCAGGGCAATCTGACGCCGACGTCAACCCTGCTCACGCCTTATGGCACCCGTTTCAGCCTTGGCTGGACCTACCGTCACACGCAGGCTGATAACGCCGGATTGTCGCGTAACGATGGTGCCAACATCACGGTGATTCAACCTTTGTTGCGTGGCGCAGGTAAAGACGTCACCACTGCGCCGGTTCATACTGCTCAGTTAACTGAGCAGTTAAATCGTTTGGCGCTGAAATCCACCGTTTCACAGACGATTACGCAGATTATCGCCGCTTATCGGGAGTTGTTGCGTTCACAAGAGCAACTGCAAATCGCTCGTGATGCGCTGGCGCGTGCGCGCCAACTGGTTGAGGTCAACCGTGCGATGATTGCCGCAGGGCGTATGGCTGAATTTGAAATTGTGCAAACCGAAGCCGAAGTGGCCACACAGGAACTGGCGCATGAAGAAGCCAGAAACCAACTGGATACCTCACGCCTTGCGTTGCTGCAACTTCTTGCTCTGGATTTAAATACGTTGGTTGTGGCGACAGAGTCTATGCAGGCGCAGCGCGTGGAGGTTAACGCTGCGCAAGCGTTGAAACAGGCCGAAGCCTCCCGGCCGGAGTATCTCGCACAGCTCATCGCTAACGAGCAGGCGGCGCTCAGTCTGGTGGTGGCCCGTAACGATCGCCTGTGGGATGTTTCGTTGGTTGGTGGCGCGAGTCAGGTGCGCGACCGAGCCGCACAGAGCAACACCTCGCGTACCTGGGAGAACTATGTCGGCGTTCAGGTGGAGATCCCGATCGGCGATCTGAGTACCCGTCAGGCAGAAGTGCAAGCACGGGTCAACGTGCGTAATCAGCATATTCAACTGGATGAAGTCAGGCAGCAGCTTGAACGTGATGTCACCAATGCGGTGCGAGATATCGGTACGCGCTGGCGGCAGTTCGAGATATCCCAACGCGCACGGGATTTGTCGCGCCGTAAGCTGGAAATTGAACGCGAGAAGCTCACGGTTGGGCGTTCCAGTAACTTTCAGGTGTTGAGTTTTGAGAACGATTTACGCAATGCTGAAAACGCCCGCCTCAATGCGCTGATCGGCTACCTCAATGCGCAAGCGGAACTGGATGAAACGCTGGGCACCACATTACAAAGCTGGGATATCGCACTCAATGATTAG
- a CDS encoding ABC transporter permease, whose translation MSEPRSRMKASPVHYGPSLQQRLLEPLNSLMLLGRRAVLALLGIAVGCGSVVALLNIGHNAEAEAMGVFRGMGSDLLVATVQNRVGSHATNSAPADLDIPVLRQHLPDIKAATALIITSTEARLRGRSLTAMVVGSRAELSDVLGLTLAQGRYLSDFDEQSTYIVLGANVATQWASQGGVAAVGERVQVGEYLFEVVGILQPRGHNPLVPVSVDDAILMPISGMRRVMPAPQIVSVIARSRSSDALVQTGSQLKDYLSPLMPKLDIDVQIPQQLLEGMAQQSRMFSWLLAGLGGISLLVGGVGVMNVMVMNVSERRREIGVRMALGARPRDIAGLFLLEAVVLSACGALIGAVCGIVAAWLFVFFSDWSAFSLSALSLPLGIGSSLAIGLFFGLNPAMTAARLEPVQALRDA comes from the coding sequence ATGTCTGAACCTCGTTCACGGATGAAAGCGAGTCCAGTCCACTATGGCCCTTCGTTGCAGCAGCGTCTGCTTGAGCCGTTGAACAGTCTTATGCTTCTGGGGCGACGTGCAGTTCTGGCTTTGCTTGGGATTGCCGTTGGGTGCGGATCGGTTGTCGCGTTGCTCAACATCGGGCACAACGCGGAAGCCGAAGCCATGGGGGTATTCCGAGGGATGGGCAGTGACCTGCTTGTGGCCACTGTGCAGAATCGGGTGGGCAGCCATGCTACCAACTCGGCTCCGGCAGATTTGGATATCCCGGTGTTGCGACAGCATCTGCCTGATATTAAGGCGGCAACGGCGTTAATTATTACTTCCACCGAAGCGCGGCTGCGTGGGCGTTCACTCACTGCCATGGTCGTGGGCAGCCGGGCTGAATTGTCGGACGTGTTAGGACTCACGCTCGCACAGGGCCGCTACTTGAGTGATTTCGACGAGCAAAGTACCTACATCGTGCTGGGCGCGAATGTTGCGACACAATGGGCATCGCAGGGAGGCGTCGCCGCTGTGGGTGAGCGCGTGCAGGTGGGCGAATATCTGTTCGAGGTCGTAGGCATTCTTCAACCGCGGGGACACAACCCGTTGGTTCCCGTCTCGGTTGATGACGCTATCCTGATGCCGATCTCTGGTATGCGCCGTGTCATGCCTGCCCCGCAAATTGTCAGCGTGATTGCACGTAGCCGCAGCAGTGATGCGCTGGTGCAAACGGGCTCACAGTTAAAGGATTACCTATCGCCCCTGATGCCGAAACTTGATATCGATGTGCAAATCCCACAGCAGCTACTGGAGGGAATGGCGCAGCAGTCGCGGATGTTTTCATGGCTGTTGGCGGGACTGGGCGGGATTTCCTTGCTGGTTGGCGGGGTTGGGGTGATGAATGTCATGGTGATGAATGTGTCCGAACGACGCCGTGAAATTGGTGTTCGTATGGCGCTGGGCGCGCGGCCGCGCGATATTGCGGGGCTGTTCTTACTGGAGGCCGTGGTGTTATCCGCCTGCGGCGCCTTGATTGGCGCGGTGTGTGGCATCGTGGCTGCGTGGCTGTTTGTCTTTTTTTCAGACTGGTCTGCCTTTTCGCTTTCGGCGTTGTCACTTCCCCTTGGGATTGGCAGTTCATTGGCGATTGGCCTGTTTTTTGGGCTTAACCCGGCGATGACCGCCGCGCGGCTTGAACCTGTACAGGCGCTACGTGATGCGTAA
- a CDS encoding ABC transporter ATP-binding protein, with protein MSDERITDLICLQGISHTYRTGVSSQSVLHNISLSIPAGQSCAIVGASGSGKSTLLNIIGLLDQPVSGRLLLAGQDMSQASADERAIVRNQVIGFVFQSFNLLPRLDALDNVALPLTYRGISRQAARLAAQIQLARVGLAERTHHRPADLSGGQRQRVAIARALVGEPALLLADEPTGNLDSQTADDIIALLLALNREQGTTLVMVTHDEGMACRMARCIHVQDGRIHEINHV; from the coding sequence ATGTCTGATGAAAGAATAACGGATCTGATCTGTTTACAAGGTATTTCACACACCTACCGTACCGGTGTTTCCTCTCAATCGGTACTGCACAATATTTCACTGTCTATTCCTGCCGGGCAAAGTTGCGCGATCGTGGGTGCATCGGGTTCCGGCAAAAGCACGTTGCTCAACATCATCGGCTTGCTCGATCAGCCTGTCTCGGGGCGTTTACTGCTCGCGGGGCAGGATATGTCTCAGGCAAGTGCTGATGAACGTGCGATCGTGCGTAATCAGGTCATTGGTTTCGTCTTCCAGAGTTTTAATTTACTGCCGCGTCTGGATGCGTTGGATAACGTTGCGCTTCCTCTGACCTACCGTGGCATCTCGCGTCAGGCCGCACGGCTGGCTGCGCAAATACAGCTGGCGCGCGTCGGTCTTGCGGAGCGAACTCACCATCGGCCTGCCGACCTCTCTGGCGGTCAACGCCAACGGGTAGCGATTGCGCGCGCGCTGGTTGGTGAACCTGCGCTTCTGCTGGCGGATGAACCGACCGGCAACCTCGACAGCCAAACGGCTGATGACATCATCGCGCTATTGCTGGCATTGAACCGCGAACAGGGGACGACGCTGGTGATGGTGACGCATGACGAAGGCATGGCCTGCCGTATGGCTCGATGCATTCATGTGCAAGACGGTCGCATCCATGAGATAAACCATGTCTGA
- a CDS encoding D-2-hydroxyacid dehydrogenase: MTAILLLDSRADEIGSVLNHAAPELELVLSNGTAEQAAGCPIWLGEPDTAAALLAQGAKPTWLQSTWAGFRPLLTSGLPRDYRLSRAVGVFGQPIAEYVIAYMLRHELRLGERQASQEERRWDHRLPGSLADKHVLIVGAGEIGCEVAGFLRPFGVELYGIVSTPRQRPDFKQIMSLAELPTAVPKADYVINLLPDTSATTDIYDARLFAAMKPSALFINVGRGSAVVDDDLQTALRDGQIAGAVLDVFRQEPLPYSHPFWNMPNLTLTAHVAGPMVPGLMGRLFLDNLARFQADNRLRGEVDFNREY, encoded by the coding sequence ATGACTGCTATTCTGCTGCTGGACTCGCGTGCCGATGAGATCGGTTCTGTCTTAAATCACGCTGCGCCGGAGCTTGAACTGGTGCTCTCAAACGGTACAGCAGAGCAGGCGGCGGGTTGTCCGATTTGGTTGGGCGAACCTGATACCGCAGCGGCATTGCTGGCTCAGGGGGCGAAACCGACGTGGCTACAGTCTACCTGGGCGGGGTTCAGGCCGCTGCTGACCAGTGGCTTACCGCGCGATTACCGTTTAAGTCGTGCCGTGGGCGTGTTTGGGCAGCCAATAGCCGAATATGTGATTGCCTATATGCTCAGGCATGAGTTGCGCCTGGGAGAACGGCAAGCCAGTCAGGAAGAACGACGTTGGGATCACCGTTTACCGGGATCGCTGGCAGATAAGCATGTGTTGATTGTCGGTGCCGGAGAGATCGGCTGCGAGGTTGCAGGCTTTCTACGTCCGTTTGGCGTCGAGCTATACGGTATCGTCAGTACACCCAGACAGCGGCCTGATTTTAAACAGATCATGAGCTTAGCGGAGCTACCCACCGCGGTACCGAAGGCTGACTATGTCATCAATCTTCTTCCTGATACCTCGGCAACCACCGATATCTATGATGCCCGTCTGTTTGCCGCGATGAAGCCTTCTGCGTTGTTCATCAATGTCGGGCGCGGTAGCGCCGTGGTGGATGATGATTTACAGACGGCGCTGCGTGATGGGCAGATTGCAGGAGCGGTACTGGATGTATTCAGGCAAGAGCCGCTACCGTACAGTCACCCATTTTGGAACATGCCGAATCTAACGTTGACGGCGCACGTTGCCGGACCGATGGTGCCGGGGCTGATGGGACGATTATTTCTGGATAATCTCGCTCGCTTTCAGGCTGATAATAGGCTGCGTGGCGAAGTGGATTTTAATCGAGAATATTAA